One Mycobacteroides salmoniphilum DNA segment encodes these proteins:
- a CDS encoding AAA family ATPase translates to MLTTVAIRGYRSLRDLVLPLAQLTVITGANGTGKSSLYRALQLLADCGRGEIIGSLARQGGLQSAMWAGPENLKGARRTGTVEPTVRTRPVSIELGYASTDFGYLVDLGLPIPSDSAFGRDPEIKREAVFTGPSLRPSATLVRRTRPVVEARADSGRGFEGFSRSLPSYRSVLSEFPGRLPELGAVRDTLRGWRFYDGFRVDILAPARQPQIGTRTTVLSNDGSDVAAAIQTIIETRSDTLDKVVAAAFDGAAVAVAVREGIVDLQVQQSGMLRPLRAAELSDGTLRFLLWAAALLSPEPPPLMVLNEPETSLHPDLIAPLATLIRAAAAKTQVVVITHANALVDHLSARPLREILAGDEDRFDDAGSAVRLELVKDWGETQIVGLDALKAPSWHWGSR, encoded by the coding sequence GTGCTCACCACCGTCGCCATCCGGGGATACCGATCACTGCGCGATCTTGTGCTCCCGCTCGCTCAGCTCACCGTCATTACCGGCGCTAACGGCACCGGAAAGTCCTCGCTGTACCGGGCGCTGCAGCTACTGGCCGATTGTGGTCGGGGCGAGATCATCGGTTCACTGGCGCGGCAGGGCGGATTGCAATCGGCCATGTGGGCCGGGCCGGAAAATCTCAAAGGCGCACGACGCACCGGCACCGTTGAGCCTACGGTCCGCACTCGACCCGTATCAATTGAACTGGGTTATGCATCAACGGATTTTGGCTATCTGGTAGACCTTGGCCTGCCGATTCCCAGCGATTCCGCCTTCGGTCGCGACCCGGAGATCAAGCGTGAGGCGGTATTCACTGGACCATCTCTTCGCCCCAGCGCGACCCTGGTCCGACGGACCCGTCCCGTCGTTGAGGCACGCGCCGATTCGGGACGCGGATTCGAGGGTTTCAGTCGCTCGCTGCCGTCATATCGCAGTGTACTCTCCGAATTCCCGGGCAGATTACCGGAATTGGGCGCAGTCCGGGACACCCTGCGTGGCTGGCGGTTCTACGACGGATTCCGCGTCGACATACTGGCACCGGCACGCCAACCCCAGATCGGCACGCGCACCACAGTGCTATCGAATGACGGCAGCGATGTGGCCGCGGCTATCCAGACAATCATCGAGACCCGCAGCGACACTCTGGACAAGGTTGTCGCCGCCGCCTTCGATGGCGCCGCGGTGGCAGTCGCCGTGCGTGAGGGGATCGTCGATCTTCAGGTTCAGCAGTCCGGGATGCTGCGTCCACTGCGTGCCGCGGAGTTGTCCGACGGCACCCTGCGTTTCCTGCTGTGGGCGGCCGCGCTGCTGAGCCCCGAACCACCGCCGCTGATGGTGCTCAACGAGCCGGAAACCTCGCTGCATCCCGATCTCATCGCGCCGCTGGCGACGCTCATTCGCGCGGCGGCCGCGAAAACCCAGGTGGTCGTGATCACCCATGCCAACGCGCTGGTGGATCATCTTTCCGCACGGCCGTTGCGCGAGATCCTCGCGGGCGACGAGGATCGGTTCGATGACGCGGGTTCGGCGGTGCGGCTCGAACTTGTCAAGGACTGGGGCGAGACGCAGATCGTAGGGCTCGATGCGCTCAAAGCCCCGTCGTGGCATTGGGGTTCTCGCTAA
- a CDS encoding Tex family protein, which produces MTQSVTVKSVNARLAAELEVAEAQVTAAVRLLDEGATVPFIARYRKEVTGSLDDGQLRTLEERLRYLRELDDRRAAVLSSIEEQGKLTDDLKAALLSADTKARIEDIYLPYKPKRRTKAQIAREAGLEPLADRLLSDPNLVPDEVAAEFLTEDVADANAALDGARHILIERAAEDAELVGATRTKFWADGSLRTAPWSEDAAKSEAAQKYRDYFEFSESLETMPSHRVLAVMRGEKEQVLALNFDGGEDAPYEAMVAQSLGVNLTAKTPATPWLAGTVRVAWRAKLMFSASVDARLKLRQRAEEDAVGVFARNLKDLLLAAPAGTRATLGLDPGFRTGVKVAVVDGTGKVVDTCAVYPHQPQKKWDEAKATLAAFVARHSVELIAVGNGTASRETDALAAELIADIKAAGAKAPTKAMVSEAGASVYSASAYAAHELPDLDVTLRGAVSIARRLQDPLAELVKIEPKSIGVGQYQHDVTPGTLARSLNVVVEDAVNAVGVDLNTASVPLLARVSGVTESLAESIVAHREKVGAFRSRKGLLEVPRLGPKAFEQCAGFLRIREGDDPLDASGVHPESYPVVRKILDRSGVTLAELIGNERSLRSLKPADFADDRFGIPTVTDILGELEKPGRDPRPAFTTATFAAGVEKVSDLKVGMVLEGVVTNVAAFGAFVDIGVHQDGLVHVSAMADRYVSDPHEVVKSGQVVRVKVADVDIPRQRIGLTLRLNDEPQQGKRPERANAGAPRRDDKNQGRPNQNRSKNSGRQQESRATGSMADALRNAGFGR; this is translated from the coding sequence GTGACTCAGAGCGTGACCGTGAAATCTGTAAATGCTCGCCTCGCTGCGGAACTGGAAGTCGCTGAGGCCCAGGTCACAGCGGCGGTTCGGCTGCTCGACGAGGGTGCGACGGTCCCATTCATCGCGCGATACCGCAAGGAAGTCACCGGCAGCCTGGACGACGGCCAGCTTCGCACTCTCGAAGAGCGGCTGCGGTACCTGCGGGAACTCGACGACCGTCGCGCCGCGGTGCTGTCCTCTATCGAGGAACAGGGCAAGCTCACCGACGACCTCAAGGCGGCACTGCTCTCGGCCGACACCAAGGCACGTATCGAGGACATCTACCTGCCGTACAAGCCCAAGCGGCGCACCAAGGCACAGATCGCTCGTGAGGCCGGGCTGGAACCGCTGGCCGACCGGCTGCTCTCAGACCCGAATCTGGTGCCCGACGAGGTGGCCGCCGAGTTCCTCACCGAGGATGTCGCCGACGCCAACGCCGCACTCGACGGCGCGCGCCACATCCTCATCGAGCGCGCCGCCGAGGACGCCGAACTCGTCGGCGCCACCCGCACCAAGTTCTGGGCCGACGGCTCCCTACGGACCGCCCCGTGGTCGGAAGACGCGGCGAAAAGCGAAGCCGCGCAGAAGTACCGTGACTACTTCGAGTTCTCGGAGTCCCTGGAGACCATGCCCTCGCACCGGGTGCTGGCCGTCATGCGCGGCGAGAAGGAGCAGGTGCTCGCCCTCAACTTCGACGGCGGTGAGGACGCGCCGTATGAGGCCATGGTCGCGCAATCACTCGGAGTCAATCTGACCGCGAAGACCCCGGCGACCCCGTGGCTTGCCGGAACCGTCCGGGTGGCCTGGCGCGCCAAGCTCATGTTCTCGGCCTCCGTCGATGCCCGACTGAAACTGCGCCAACGCGCCGAGGAAGACGCCGTCGGAGTCTTCGCTCGCAACCTCAAGGATCTGCTGCTCGCTGCCCCCGCCGGTACCCGCGCCACGTTGGGCCTGGACCCCGGGTTCCGGACGGGTGTCAAGGTGGCTGTGGTGGACGGCACCGGCAAGGTGGTCGACACCTGCGCGGTCTACCCACACCAGCCACAGAAGAAGTGGGATGAGGCCAAGGCCACTCTCGCAGCCTTCGTCGCCCGCCATAGTGTCGAGCTGATCGCCGTCGGCAACGGAACCGCGTCGCGCGAAACCGATGCGCTGGCGGCCGAGCTCATCGCCGATATCAAGGCCGCCGGCGCCAAGGCCCCGACAAAGGCGATGGTCAGCGAGGCGGGCGCGTCGGTCTATTCGGCCTCCGCCTACGCCGCACACGAGCTTCCTGACCTCGACGTGACGCTGCGCGGTGCAGTGTCGATCGCGCGCCGCCTGCAGGATCCGTTGGCCGAGTTGGTGAAGATCGAACCCAAGTCGATCGGCGTCGGGCAGTACCAGCACGACGTCACTCCCGGCACGCTCGCGCGCAGTCTCAATGTGGTGGTCGAGGACGCCGTGAACGCGGTCGGTGTCGACTTGAATACAGCCTCGGTGCCGCTGCTCGCACGGGTATCCGGGGTGACAGAATCCCTGGCCGAGTCCATCGTCGCGCACCGCGAAAAGGTGGGCGCCTTCCGTAGCCGCAAGGGACTGCTGGAAGTTCCCCGATTGGGCCCCAAGGCCTTTGAGCAGTGCGCCGGATTTCTACGCATCCGTGAAGGCGATGACCCGCTTGACGCGTCCGGGGTACATCCCGAGTCCTACCCGGTGGTGCGCAAGATTCTGGACCGGTCGGGCGTCACCCTCGCCGAGCTGATCGGCAACGAGCGTTCGCTGCGCTCGCTCAAGCCCGCGGACTTCGCCGATGATCGGTTCGGAATTCCCACCGTGACAGACATTCTCGGCGAGCTGGAGAAGCCGGGACGTGACCCGCGGCCCGCGTTCACCACGGCCACCTTCGCGGCGGGCGTCGAAAAGGTGTCGGATCTGAAGGTCGGCATGGTGCTCGAGGGTGTGGTGACCAACGTGGCCGCCTTCGGTGCGTTTGTTGATATCGGCGTGCATCAGGATGGCCTCGTGCACGTCTCGGCGATGGCTGATCGGTACGTGTCCGACCCCCATGAGGTGGTCAAGTCCGGCCAGGTGGTGCGGGTCAAGGTCGCCGATGTGGACATCCCGCGTCAGCGCATCGGACTGACCCTGCGCCTCAATGACGAGCCGCAGCAAGGCAAGCGCCCCGAGCGAGCCAACGCCGGCGCTCCCCGACGTGACGACAAGAATCAGGGACGGCCAAACCAGAACCGCAGCAAGAATTCCGGGCGCCAGCAGGAAAGCCGGGCGACGGGCTCGATGGCGGACGCGTTGCGTAACGCGGGCTTCGGGCGTTAA
- a CDS encoding TetR/AcrR family transcriptional regulator: MPTASNAGVARRRAILDAALTSFLKSGVAGATVESLHRESGASVGSIYHFFGSKEGVAAELYLETLRDYYDAYLAVLQASSSVRSGIEGAVRFHLEWVAAHEMRARFLFHCREFEVIDESRATIAALNEDFYGKASAWLQPHLEKRRIKPLPPRLCQAVWMGPCVEYARLWLARSAEFDMLAAAPVLGRAAWDAVKA, encoded by the coding sequence GTGCCCACTGCCTCGAACGCCGGCGTTGCCCGTCGGCGCGCCATCCTCGACGCAGCGCTCACGTCTTTTCTGAAGAGCGGGGTGGCCGGAGCCACTGTCGAGTCGCTGCACCGCGAATCCGGTGCCAGCGTGGGCAGCATCTATCACTTCTTTGGGAGCAAGGAAGGCGTCGCGGCCGAGCTCTACCTGGAAACGCTGCGCGATTACTATGATGCGTATCTTGCTGTGCTGCAGGCAAGTTCAAGTGTGCGCAGCGGGATCGAAGGCGCCGTTCGCTTTCATCTGGAGTGGGTGGCCGCCCATGAGATGCGAGCGCGGTTCCTGTTTCATTGCCGCGAGTTCGAGGTGATCGACGAGTCGCGCGCGACCATCGCCGCGCTAAACGAGGACTTTTATGGCAAGGCGAGCGCGTGGCTGCAACCGCACCTGGAGAAGCGGCGCATCAAACCGTTGCCGCCCAGGCTGTGTCAGGCCGTGTGGATGGGGCCGTGCGTCGAGTACGCCCGGCTGTGGCTGGCCCGGTCGGCCGAGTTCGACATGCTGGCCGCGGCGCCGGTTCTTGGGCGTGCGGCGTGGGATGCAGTGAAGGCGTGA
- a CDS encoding DUF732 domain-containing protein — protein MDKLRTRIVIGIAAAGMSVAGPFGAGIAHANDHTFLDSLRNAGVFIHKDAEPYVIQAGHQACRDLRNGVPPEEVGSQFPVGSGVAPAPAPNVYLDILQSELCPNALNLAPPRPA, from the coding sequence ATGGACAAGCTCCGCACCAGGATCGTCATCGGGATCGCTGCCGCCGGTATGTCAGTGGCTGGCCCGTTCGGCGCCGGCATCGCCCACGCGAACGACCACACGTTCCTGGACAGTCTGCGCAACGCCGGGGTCTTCATCCACAAGGATGCCGAGCCGTACGTGATCCAGGCGGGACATCAAGCATGCCGCGATCTGCGCAACGGCGTCCCGCCCGAAGAGGTGGGATCGCAGTTCCCCGTGGGCTCCGGCGTCGCTCCCGCTCCGGCCCCCAACGTGTACCTCGACATTCTGCAGAGCGAGCTATGCCCGAATGCGCTGAACCTCGCACCACCCCGACCGGCATAA
- a CDS encoding SDR family NAD(P)-dependent oxidoreductase: MGILAGKTALVTGASKGIGAAIARDLASAGAHVAVHYSSSKRGADHVVKSIHDAGGRAFAIQADISDPASVKGLFTELSTRIDTLDILINNAGVYEMGPIESLTADELQRQFSLNVFGLAITITEALGVLDRGSSIVNIGSSVTSFTPANSLVYTASKGAVDTITGTLSKELGPRGIRVNSVNPGLTVTDGMQSSAFSSREFRTEIENLTPLGRIGIPEDIAPAVTFLASDRASWITGEILVIGGGLN; the protein is encoded by the coding sequence ATGGGCATTTTGGCAGGCAAGACGGCGCTTGTTACGGGCGCATCGAAGGGAATCGGCGCGGCCATCGCACGCGACCTGGCGTCAGCGGGAGCGCACGTGGCAGTCCACTACTCGTCAAGCAAGCGTGGCGCCGACCACGTCGTGAAGTCGATTCATGACGCCGGAGGCCGGGCCTTCGCCATCCAGGCTGACATCTCCGACCCGGCCAGCGTCAAAGGACTGTTCACCGAGCTCAGCACTCGGATCGACACGCTCGACATCCTTATCAACAACGCCGGGGTGTACGAGATGGGCCCGATTGAATCGTTGACCGCGGACGAACTTCAACGCCAGTTCAGCCTCAACGTCTTCGGCCTGGCGATCACGATCACCGAAGCACTCGGCGTCCTTGACCGCGGCTCGAGCATCGTCAACATCGGGTCAAGTGTCACCAGCTTCACGCCAGCCAACTCGCTGGTGTACACCGCATCGAAGGGGGCCGTGGACACGATCACTGGCACGCTCTCCAAGGAGCTGGGCCCACGGGGCATCCGGGTGAACTCGGTCAATCCCGGGTTGACCGTGACCGACGGCATGCAGTCCAGTGCCTTCTCAAGCCGCGAGTTCCGCACCGAGATCGAGAACCTGACTCCCCTTGGCCGGATCGGTATACCCGAGGACATCGCACCCGCGGTGACATTCCTGGCCTCGGACCGCGCTTCGTGGATCACCGGAGAGATCCTGGTCATCGGCGGCGGCCTGAACTAA
- a CDS encoding helix-turn-helix domain-containing protein: MDRRNELGDFLKARRALVSPRQVGLPEDEPRRVLGLRRQEVAALAGVSADYYTRLEQGRERHPSDQVLRAISRALQLDTHAAEHLAGLVRPPGAAPAAAGLCDASEGTMRIVNNVVHAPALVIGPALDILAMNAHAQVLYDDFSRADNLAYMVFLDPVASEFYAEWDEIARDTARNLRAMSVSFRDDPRIAEVVGELTIQSDVFTFVWMQHDVRPRTSGTKRFRHSRVGEINLQYDSFAVGGAPGQQLLIYSADPGSADADGLELLARLALDQQPE, from the coding sequence ATGGATCGGCGAAATGAGTTGGGCGACTTTCTGAAGGCGCGCCGTGCTCTGGTGTCGCCGCGGCAGGTAGGACTGCCGGAAGATGAGCCGCGCCGGGTCTTGGGCTTGCGCCGACAAGAGGTTGCCGCTTTGGCCGGGGTGAGTGCCGACTACTACACCAGGCTTGAACAGGGGCGTGAGCGCCATCCCTCAGATCAGGTGCTGCGGGCGATTTCCCGTGCACTGCAGCTGGATACGCATGCGGCCGAGCACCTGGCAGGCCTTGTCCGGCCGCCTGGGGCGGCACCCGCTGCAGCCGGCCTGTGCGATGCCAGCGAGGGGACCATGAGGATCGTCAACAATGTGGTGCACGCCCCGGCGTTGGTCATCGGCCCGGCGCTGGACATTCTGGCCATGAACGCCCACGCACAGGTCCTTTACGATGACTTCTCACGAGCCGACAACCTGGCTTACATGGTGTTTCTTGATCCCGTTGCCAGCGAGTTCTATGCCGAATGGGACGAGATTGCGCGGGATACCGCCCGAAATCTGCGCGCGATGTCGGTGTCGTTTCGCGACGACCCACGCATCGCAGAAGTTGTGGGTGAGTTGACGATTCAGAGCGATGTATTCACGTTCGTGTGGATGCAGCATGACGTTCGGCCCCGAACAAGCGGGACCAAACGATTCCGCCACAGCCGGGTCGGCGAGATCAACCTTCAGTACGACAGTTTCGCGGTCGGTGGGGCACCCGGACAGCAGCTGCTCATCTACTCGGCTGACCCTGGCAGTGCCGATGCCGATGGGCTTGAGCTGTTGGCCCGGCTTGCGCTGGACCAGCAGCCCGAATAG
- a CDS encoding aldo/keto reductase — MTSTRPIGAGTLTLGGDITVNRIGYGTMQLTGPGVWGPPRDPASAVRLLKRVVELGVNFLDTADAYGPQTVDDLIAEALHPYSRDLVIATKVGIARTGPAEWGWIPLGRPEYLRQQTEMSLRRLKLERIDLLQLHRVDPAVPFEDQIGELKLLRDEGKIRHIGLSEVSVDQLHAARQIVSVASVQNLFNLADRSAADVVDYATAHGIAFIPYFPLATGGLEGVGGPLDVIAHAHGSTPAQIAVAWLLRRSPIVLPIPGTSSEAHLAQNVAAGDIVLSDAELEALSAAVPLPDHHSV; from the coding sequence GTGACATCAACACGGCCCATTGGAGCAGGAACGCTTACTCTCGGCGGCGACATCACCGTCAATCGGATCGGCTACGGCACGATGCAGTTGACCGGCCCGGGCGTGTGGGGCCCACCGCGGGATCCGGCATCGGCGGTGCGGCTGCTCAAACGCGTGGTTGAGCTGGGAGTGAATTTCCTGGATACCGCGGATGCATACGGCCCGCAGACCGTCGACGACTTGATCGCCGAGGCGCTGCACCCGTATTCCCGTGATCTCGTGATCGCCACAAAAGTAGGCATCGCGCGTACCGGTCCGGCGGAGTGGGGCTGGATTCCGCTGGGGCGTCCCGAATACTTGCGCCAGCAGACGGAAATGAGCCTGCGGCGCCTGAAGTTGGAGCGCATCGATCTGCTCCAGCTGCATCGAGTCGATCCCGCTGTTCCTTTCGAAGACCAGATCGGTGAACTCAAGCTGCTGCGAGACGAAGGCAAGATCAGGCACATCGGGCTCTCGGAGGTCTCGGTGGACCAGCTGCACGCGGCACGGCAGATCGTGTCCGTCGCATCAGTGCAGAACCTGTTCAACCTCGCCGATCGGTCGGCAGCTGACGTGGTGGACTACGCCACGGCCCACGGCATCGCCTTCATCCCGTACTTCCCATTGGCTACCGGAGGCCTGGAAGGCGTCGGCGGTCCTTTGGATGTCATCGCGCATGCGCACGGCAGCACCCCGGCGCAGATTGCCGTCGCATGGCTACTTCGTCGCTCTCCGATTGTGCTGCCGATCCCGGGAACATCGTCGGAAGCGCACCTCGCGCAGAACGTTGCCGCCGGGGACATCGTGCTCAGTGATGCCGAGCTCGAGGCGCTTTCCGCGGCGGTGCCGCTGCCCGATCACCACAGCGTATAG
- a CDS encoding LLM class F420-dependent oxidoreductase yields the protein MRIGIFTALTDEGLEPGELAVEIEMRGFESLFVPEHTHIPVTIEAIHAGWDEIPRDYCRSLDPFVALSFAAAATRDLRIGTGVALLVQRDPITFAKEAATLDRASGGRLELGIGVGWLREEIRNHGTDPRTRVALQSERIQAVKKIWTEEQAEFHGKYVAFDPIRSWPKPVQKPHPPVWLGGWGPSTHERVLDHADGWMAPTMLGVEELQKGIGELNLLAAHKGKSPVPVIATILEPQPGDIERHADLGVHRVLLGLLPVESRDTTLRKLDRLAALVA from the coding sequence ATGCGGATTGGCATTTTCACTGCGCTCACCGACGAAGGTCTGGAGCCCGGCGAGCTAGCGGTCGAGATCGAGATGCGCGGGTTCGAATCCCTGTTCGTGCCGGAGCACACGCACATCCCGGTGACGATCGAAGCCATCCATGCCGGATGGGATGAGATACCCCGCGACTACTGCCGAAGCCTCGATCCGTTCGTAGCGCTGTCCTTCGCGGCAGCTGCGACGAGGGACCTTCGTATCGGTACCGGCGTGGCGCTGCTGGTCCAGCGAGATCCGATCACGTTCGCCAAAGAAGCTGCGACCCTGGACAGGGCGTCGGGCGGGCGGCTAGAGCTAGGGATCGGCGTCGGATGGCTGCGCGAGGAGATACGAAATCACGGCACCGACCCGCGCACACGGGTGGCATTGCAGAGCGAACGTATCCAAGCGGTCAAGAAGATCTGGACAGAAGAGCAGGCCGAATTCCACGGCAAGTACGTGGCGTTCGACCCGATCCGTTCCTGGCCCAAGCCTGTTCAAAAACCGCATCCGCCGGTGTGGCTAGGGGGCTGGGGCCCGTCCACCCACGAACGGGTGCTCGACCACGCCGACGGTTGGATGGCGCCGACAATGCTTGGGGTGGAAGAGCTTCAGAAGGGGATCGGCGAACTCAATCTGCTGGCAGCGCACAAAGGCAAGTCGCCGGTTCCCGTGATCGCGACCATCCTGGAGCCGCAGCCTGGAGATATCGAACGCCATGCGGACCTCGGGGTGCATCGTGTGCTGTTAGGCCTGCTGCCGGTGGAGTCCCGCGACACTACGTTGCGCAAGCTGGACCGCTTGGCCGCATTGGTGGCGTGA
- a CDS encoding GNAT family N-acetyltransferase, which translates to MRTDSAFRARAVHIVGVDAADLAELEFFGGNPVSALAPLAELLSPLEAAPGQVLMRQREPADWFLLLGSGGGEILHAGENGDSVVAHLVPGMVVGEIALLRGTARTATVVATEPLRGWAGGSDAFTAMLEIPGVSEALVWTARQRLATFVTPIPVRLLDGAEFYLRPILPGDRRRLARMSRRTVYRRFLGVPSKRMITYLFEVDYLDHFAWALTDEPDGLEGLVVADARFIRHLDEPDSAELAFTVGDDYQGCGIGTLLMEALSVSAHADGIRRFTASVLSENYAMRTILNRLGARWESDGPGVVTTVIDVPHVRELSLSSQVSRQIHVATRQVIQTLC; encoded by the coding sequence ATGCGAACGGACTCAGCTTTTCGAGCTAGGGCGGTGCACATCGTGGGTGTCGACGCCGCCGATCTCGCAGAGTTGGAGTTCTTCGGAGGCAATCCGGTCAGTGCGCTTGCTCCGCTTGCCGAGCTGCTCTCGCCCCTTGAGGCGGCTCCCGGGCAGGTGCTGATGCGTCAGCGCGAGCCCGCCGACTGGTTCCTGCTCCTCGGCTCGGGTGGCGGCGAGATCCTTCATGCCGGCGAGAACGGGGATTCGGTGGTCGCGCACCTTGTGCCCGGAATGGTCGTCGGTGAGATCGCACTCCTGCGCGGGACCGCCCGGACAGCGACCGTCGTGGCGACCGAACCGCTTCGAGGCTGGGCCGGCGGCAGCGATGCGTTCACCGCGATGCTTGAAATCCCTGGCGTGTCAGAGGCATTGGTGTGGACCGCGCGTCAGCGGCTAGCCACATTCGTTACCCCGATTCCGGTGCGGCTGCTCGACGGTGCCGAGTTCTACCTGCGGCCCATCCTGCCCGGTGACAGGCGGCGGTTGGCGAGGATGTCACGGCGCACGGTGTACCGCCGCTTTCTGGGAGTCCCCAGTAAGCGGATGATCACGTACCTCTTTGAAGTGGACTACCTCGACCATTTCGCGTGGGCCCTCACCGATGAGCCCGACGGCCTTGAGGGTCTCGTCGTGGCCGATGCTCGATTCATCCGGCACCTCGACGAACCAGACAGTGCCGAGCTGGCCTTCACGGTCGGTGACGACTACCAGGGGTGCGGGATCGGAACACTGCTGATGGAGGCGCTATCGGTGTCGGCGCATGCCGACGGTATACGCCGATTCACGGCCTCGGTGCTCTCAGAGAACTACGCGATGCGCACCATTCTGAACCGGTTAGGTGCGCGCTGGGAATCGGATGGGCCGGGCGTGGTCACTACGGTCATCGATGTTCCCCATGTGCGGGAACTCAGTCTTTCTTCGCAGGTATCCCGGCAGATCCACGTCGCGACACGACAGGTGATCCAAACGTTGTGTTGA
- a CDS encoding TetR/AcrR family transcriptional regulator, protein MTAKYLSRTYGGQTAQQRHFHRQQRFLQAGLDAMTRSGGTATLAAIIATSGLSSRYFYECFDGLDRLLIGIFDWIVEECALAAVAAIETSGTGLHSPIKAAVIGVMDALTADTRWARFILDPAIGGSRLAPRRTKLTGDIAFLLREQQSGNAGHCDPKFLAVQSEVLVAGARGATLAWLHGRLPLKREDLVEYCARYVDESLLSSGTETHLSQLLRQRLLDSKEVPGVFDAPSSATMPRVWMPQPDPLHPLLP, encoded by the coding sequence ATGACGGCTAAGTACCTCTCCCGCACCTACGGAGGACAGACTGCTCAACAGCGGCACTTCCATCGTCAGCAACGTTTTTTGCAGGCTGGCCTGGATGCGATGACCAGATCAGGTGGAACAGCAACGCTTGCTGCGATAATTGCTACCTCAGGGCTCAGCTCCCGCTACTTCTATGAGTGTTTCGACGGATTGGATCGCTTACTCATAGGGATCTTCGATTGGATCGTCGAAGAATGCGCTCTAGCCGCTGTCGCCGCGATCGAAACATCGGGAACTGGTCTACATTCTCCCATCAAGGCCGCTGTCATCGGCGTGATGGATGCGCTGACGGCCGACACTCGTTGGGCTCGATTCATTCTTGATCCGGCGATTGGCGGCTCGCGCTTAGCGCCTCGGCGCACAAAGCTGACCGGCGACATTGCTTTCCTGCTGCGTGAGCAGCAAAGTGGCAATGCTGGTCACTGCGATCCCAAGTTCTTGGCTGTGCAGTCCGAGGTCCTGGTAGCAGGCGCACGTGGCGCGACGCTGGCTTGGCTTCATGGCCGCTTGCCCCTCAAACGTGAAGACCTAGTCGAGTACTGCGCCCGGTATGTCGACGAGTCGCTGCTCAGCTCCGGCACCGAAACACATTTATCCCAGCTACTGCGGCAACGACTATTGGACAGCAAGGAAGTTCCAGGAGTATTCGATGCCCCGAGCTCCGCGACCATGCCCAGAGTCTGGATGCCCCAACCTGATCCGCTTCACCCGCTACTGCCCTGA